The Rhodopseudomonas julia DNA segment GTCGAAGACGGCTATCTTTGCCGCAGCTACAAGCGGAAAGACTTCGCCGAAAGCCTGCTTTCCGCCAATGCCATCGGCTATTTCGCCGAGGCGGTCGACCACCATCCGGACCTCACCGTCAAATACGGCAAACTCGACGTGGCACTGCGCACCCACGACGCCGATTCCCTCACCGAAAAGGATTTCGCGCTCGCGGAGAAGATCGAGGGATTGCTGGGATAGCCGTCGCGAGGCGGATTTCTTGTCGGACACATGCCGGCGGTCCATCGGCCGCTGGCACAGAGCCAAGCCGTCATCTCTTTTCCGAAACACGAAAAATGGTGCCGCAGGGGAGGATTGAACTCCCGACCTCACCCTTACCAAGGGTGCGCTCTACCACTGAGCTACTGCGGCTTGCGGTGACCGTGCCGTCCAAAAGGCGCCCGCAAGGCGTCCCGGACCGGCGCAACCGTTCCTCAGGCGCCCGGTCCATGCCACAAGCGCCCGCGCCATGCAACTGCCGAGGCGCGCAATCTCGCGCTTGAGGCAAGCTCGACACAGGCCAGCAGCCCTGCCTGGGCGATTTCGACCCGAGGCAACGCCCCTTGCCCCGCCTTCCGAGCACCGGTTCAACGGGTCCGTCTCTGCAGCATCGGTGTCGCCGGCCCCTGTTACAGGCGTCTGGCACGCCCCCTGTTGCGACAAGGACACGCAGGCCCGCATCCTCTCTGTCCACCCCGCCCGAGCCTCGTTTTCGCCCGATTGCAACTGGACTTCCTTGCATGCGGCAGCTCGTCTATGAAGGATCGATGCGGGGCGCAAAACCGGACAAGAACGACGCGCGAGACGCGGCGCGCAAGGCGCGCGAGCAAAGGCTCGCCGAGGCGCTGAGGGCGAATCTGAAACGACGCAAGGAGAAGGCCCGCGCGGCAAGCGACGGGTCTGCGGCGGATCGATCTGCGGACGCGGGTTCCGACGAGACATAAGCGGCGAAGCGGGACAAACCCGGGCGAAAGGCCGCAAGAGGAGCATTGATGGATTGTATTCGCATTCGTGGCGGCAATCGCCTGAACGGGACGATCCCGATTTCAGGCGCGAAGAACGCCACCCTGCCCTTGATGATCGCAAGCCTCCTCACCCGGGAGACGCTGACGCTCAAGAACGTGCCGAATCTTGCCGACGTATCCCTGCTGAAGCGCATTCTCGGCAATCACGGCGTCGATCACACGGTGCGCGGCAAACGCTCCGTGCATGAGGTCGTGGCCGGCGAGACGGTCGAGCTCTCCGCCCGCGAT contains these protein-coding regions:
- a CDS encoding 4a-hydroxytetrahydrobiopterin dehydratase — protein: MAETHRFSDHDATAQAKTRLPEWRVEDGYLCRSYKRKDFAESLLSANAIGYFAEAVDHHPDLTVKYGKLDVALRTHDADSLTEKDFALAEKIEGLLG